A window of the Arcobacter sp. F155 genome harbors these coding sequences:
- a CDS encoding M48 family metallopeptidase, producing the protein MKIRQILSILFLAILIAGCTHKTPYTNRSQMILISDEKELALGEQSYEKTLKESKVITNTRESLKVKEIGKRIAKVANTNYKWEFNLIENKAKNAFCLPGGKVVVYTGILEVAKNDDQLATVISHEIAHALARHGAERISTSMISQGIQILGNIAISTQAPEYTKTFNIAYGLGSQYGVLMPYGRMQESEADEIGIYLMHKAGYDLNEAIKFWENMSEGKEENIEFLSTHPNSQNRIKSIKNIIKKLN; encoded by the coding sequence GTGAAAATCAGACAAATACTTTCAATACTTTTCCTAGCAATATTAATTGCTGGTTGTACTCATAAAACACCATATACAAATAGAAGTCAAATGATTTTGATTTCAGATGAAAAAGAGTTAGCGCTAGGAGAACAAAGTTATGAAAAGACTTTAAAAGAATCAAAGGTTATAACAAATACAAGAGAGTCTTTAAAAGTAAAAGAGATTGGGAAAAGAATAGCAAAGGTTGCAAATACAAATTATAAATGGGAATTTAACCTTATAGAAAACAAAGCAAAAAATGCCTTTTGTCTTCCAGGTGGAAAAGTTGTAGTTTATACAGGTATTTTAGAAGTTGCAAAAAATGACGACCAACTTGCAACGGTAATCTCTCACGAAATTGCCCATGCTTTAGCTAGACATGGGGCCGAAAGAATAAGTACAAGTATGATTTCACAAGGAATCCAAATATTAGGAAATATAGCAATTTCAACTCAAGCCCCAGAATATACAAAGACTTTTAATATTGCATATGGTCTTGGCTCACAATATGGAGTTTTAATGCCATATGGAAGAATGCAAGAGAGTGAAGCAGATGAAATAGGTATTTATCTTATGCATAAAGCAGGTTATGATTTAAATGAAGCCATCAAGTTTTGGGAAAATATGAGTGAAGGGAAAGAAGAGAATATTGAGTTTTTATCTACTCACCCAAATTCACAAAACAGAATCAAAAGTATCAAGAATATAATAAAAAAATTAAATTAA
- a CDS encoding YiiD C-terminal domain-containing protein: MLKKLKEKLHKEIPLTKYMQINPKEIKENKLITTAPIEPNINDKQTGFAGSLSTLVTISAWSACYLLVEEELGFKNTMIAVIKSDTSYRAPVTKELYCETTLPSKEEIERLKQKLDSKGSGSLRIKSQIIEDEKVCVDFEGIYVIKI; encoded by the coding sequence TTGCTTAAAAAATTAAAAGAAAAACTTCACAAAGAGATTCCACTTACAAAATATATGCAAATAAATCCAAAAGAGATAAAAGAGAACAAACTAATTACAACAGCACCAATAGAACCAAATATCAATGATAAACAAACAGGTTTTGCAGGAAGTTTAAGTACTCTTGTTACCATTTCAGCTTGGAGTGCTTGTTATTTACTTGTAGAAGAAGAATTAGGGTTTAAAAACACAATGATTGCAGTAATTAAAAGTGATACCTCATATAGAGCTCCTGTAACAAAAGAGTTATATTGTGAAACTACTCTTCCAAGCAAAGAAGAGATAGAAAGATTAAAACAAAAACTTGATTCTAAAGGAAGTGGTTCTTTAAGAATCAAGTCACAAATTATAGAAGATGAAAAAGTATGTGTTGATTTTGAAGGTATTTATGTAATCAAGATTTAA
- a CDS encoding M23 family metallopeptidase, which produces MKKIFILLFIINQLIFALKISSKKVENANTLFLKIVKENIKEPKLTLDNHNINFFKFPNKKNSYYALVPISYYKDLKKYKIIISYIENEKKVFKGIPIEVIDGKYKSEVINVDSSKVTLNEKNKKRVSKEYKEAMKIYNTTSKTLYINDKFIYPLETKITSDFGRKRVYNGSLKSYHSGTDYRAKVGTKIKAINNGKVVIAKDRFYAGNSIVLDHGNGIYSGYYHLSKMNYKEGDLVKKGDIIGLSGSTGRVTGPHLHFSFRIHGIQVDPLQAIDLLNNNLSH; this is translated from the coding sequence ATGAAAAAAATATTTATACTTTTATTTATTATTAATCAACTTATATTTGCACTTAAAATATCTTCTAAAAAGGTAGAAAATGCAAATACTTTATTTCTTAAAATTGTTAAAGAAAATATCAAAGAACCAAAACTTACTTTAGATAATCACAACATCAACTTTTTTAAATTCCCAAACAAAAAAAATAGTTATTATGCTTTAGTTCCTATCTCTTACTACAAGGATTTAAAAAAGTATAAAATCATCATCTCTTATATTGAAAATGAGAAAAAAGTCTTCAAAGGTATTCCTATTGAAGTTATTGATGGAAAATATAAAAGTGAAGTTATAAATGTAGATAGCTCAAAAGTTACATTAAATGAAAAAAACAAAAAACGTGTTTCAAAAGAGTATAAAGAAGCTATGAAAATCTACAACACTACAAGTAAAACTCTTTATATCAATGATAAATTCATATATCCCCTTGAAACTAAGATAACTAGTGATTTTGGGAGAAAAAGAGTTTATAACGGAAGTCTAAAATCATACCATAGTGGAACAGACTATAGAGCTAAAGTTGGTACTAAAATAAAAGCAATTAACAATGGGAAAGTTGTTATTGCAAAAGATAGATTTTATGCTGGGAACTCTATTGTTCTTGACCATGGAAATGGTATCTATTCTGGCTACTATCACTTAAGTAAAATGAACTATAAAGAAGGTGACCTTGTAAAAAAAGGTGATATCATTGGTCTAAGTGGTAGCACAGGTAGAGTTACGGGACCTCACTTACATTTCTCATTTAGAATACATGGTATACAAGTAGATCCGTTACAGGCTATTGATTTACTAAATAACAATTTATCACATTAA
- a CDS encoding ABC transporter substrate binding protein encodes MKTLIKIFTVFLLLTSFLNAQDNNYKNLSIDNNIVLFSTSIEDELWSLNYENLKKNIENYLNTTQIEAVVIYDSDLDKYIMSAYEEKEKITFFQNNELPSKFKNQKKYSSKNKSIFYQGKNIGKVFVYYKKNRFNNLNLNEEEIAWLEKHNTIRVHAEEKWAPFNFIEGNEVKGYSNDYIRLIAKKLGLKIEFIKGHTWDEYINLLKDKKIDIISNMVKTKEREEFAIFSEKNIHSISPSIYSNKIDLTFKNVKDLEGYKVALVKGFWFEDVIKKNYPKIDLITVNNSQDAVNLVSNETVDAIIDLAPVIQNLITKYAINNVYFHGVTNFEDSINYYDKIGIRKDWPIFKSIIDKTINSFTYQERLKLNRTWLVNKVFNNTSSQINRLTLTEQILKNSGFKPVIYNKTKKVLILHSYHQGYKWTDDITAGIKSLFPKKSNVALTIEYMDTKRRFDETYLEILKKSYLYRYSKEKFDLIIASDNNAFDFLIENRNLIFGNTPVAFLGVNNFKESQLKGMKNITGIEEKADFESTLKLIPLIQGDIKNLLVVLDNTKTAQLINKRIEKIKNKYTDINFIDTRNLSIDELLVKVKDLPSDSAILYLSFFRDKNNKYFNTNEVIKSISRISTVPIYGVWAFLLGDGIIGGKLLSGYSQGLEVANLANSILQGKSANDINVSKESTSTYIFDEILLDKFDIDKTKLPENSIIINEQNNRVESKITLTKKEQFFLKNHPVIKVSNELDWAPFDFAIGNQPHGYFIDLLQLISKKTGLELEFVNGFTWTELMDKFENKEIDLVHPVGIIEERKQKWIFSEAAFSYKPAYATKKTADEISNISSLENKTIAVGRGYAYEKYLRKNHPDLKLRLVDSTLEGLKLVSKGEVYAFIDPEPVLKYMIKKHFFSDLKVSGWFHEYNNKETSKLHFMSHKNKPELISIINKGLLTLTPGELSVLENKWFGSETTKEEEKIELSREELRFLQNKKVIRMCALPDALPYEAISEEGKHIGIAEDMIQIMESKIGIKILLEPTQTWAQSHEYIKQGRCDILPIVQNLPSRREYLDFTKPYIKQTTVIATRNEEIFVTDLDEVKDKKVAIVKKYAHSNLIKRAYPELNIVGVANIKEGLEKVRSKEVYGYIDALGSISYELQEQGNYEIKIAGKVGFDLELSIGTRKDEPLLNTIFTKAINAVTQKEIKEIYDKWITVRFEDKIDYNLIYKIIAISLLILIPIVFWNRKLKAEISKRKEVEIELINARQKALNASKAKSDFLANMSHEIRTPMNGIIGMTTLAIKNIDIDKDKAKDYIKKSQTSANILLKIINDILDFSKIEAGKLEINYETISLRESVSAINDIFSHMIEEKELEFIIEQDELIPEFILGDKLRLFQILTNLISNAVKFTQKGYIKVKIEFLSKDNDDIKLRFSVIDTGKGIAKKNQEKLFKSFSQEDSSISKEYGGTGLGLAISKKLVELMNGEIGFKSKKNEGSSFFFTISTKIVKNIKEKESLEKENSLEQNILYDANILLVEDNDINQELAQTLLSDFVKNIEIAANGLEAIEKLKEHNSDYYSLILMDIHMPIMDGYTATKKIKADDNYKNLPIIAMTANALTDDINKAFEYGMIDHIAKPIDIKELKAKVTKVLSGKELIQKEVSEISTKTKEDNLYFDAQSAIDRMLGREDLYKNLLINFRESKKNYLSNIKAFKQRDDIENLTSEIHTLKGLSKTLGAEKFGDFLIDCEKEIKEKEKLSDENLEKIITGLEKVVNECNNWLKSNRV; translated from the coding sequence ATGAAAACACTAATTAAAATATTTACGGTTTTTCTACTACTGACATCTTTCTTAAATGCTCAAGACAATAATTATAAAAATCTATCCATAGATAACAATATAGTTCTATTTTCAACTTCTATTGAAGATGAACTTTGGAGTTTAAACTATGAAAATCTTAAAAAAAATATTGAAAACTACTTAAATACAACCCAGATAGAAGCTGTTGTTATCTATGATTCAGATCTTGATAAATATATTATGAGTGCATATGAAGAGAAAGAGAAGATTACTTTTTTTCAGAATAATGAACTTCCTTCTAAATTTAAAAATCAAAAGAAATACAGCTCTAAAAATAAATCTATATTTTATCAAGGTAAAAATATTGGTAAAGTATTTGTTTACTACAAAAAAAATAGATTTAATAATCTAAACCTAAATGAAGAAGAGATTGCTTGGTTAGAGAAGCATAATACAATAAGAGTTCATGCCGAAGAAAAATGGGCTCCCTTTAATTTCATTGAAGGAAATGAAGTAAAAGGTTATTCCAATGATTATATTAGGTTAATTGCAAAAAAACTAGGACTAAAAATTGAGTTTATAAAAGGTCATACTTGGGATGAATATATAAATCTATTAAAAGATAAAAAAATAGACATAATCTCAAATATGGTAAAAACAAAAGAGAGAGAAGAGTTTGCTATCTTTTCAGAAAAAAACATTCATAGTATTTCTCCTTCAATCTACTCAAATAAAATTGACCTAACTTTTAAAAATGTTAAAGACTTAGAAGGTTATAAAGTTGCTTTAGTAAAAGGTTTCTGGTTTGAAGATGTAATCAAAAAAAACTATCCTAAAATTGATTTGATTACAGTAAATAATTCACAAGATGCAGTAAACCTTGTTTCAAATGAAACAGTTGATGCAATAATCGATTTAGCTCCAGTAATACAAAACTTAATTACAAAATATGCAATTAACAATGTCTATTTTCATGGTGTAACTAACTTTGAAGACTCTATTAACTATTATGACAAAATTGGTATCAGGAAAGATTGGCCTATTTTTAAATCAATCATTGATAAAACCATCAACTCTTTTACTTATCAAGAAAGATTAAAACTAAATAGAACTTGGCTAGTAAATAAAGTATTTAACAATACAAGCTCACAAATAAATAGATTAACACTGACAGAACAGATTTTAAAAAATAGTGGATTTAAACCAGTTATTTATAATAAAACAAAAAAAGTCTTAATCCTACACTCTTATCATCAAGGGTACAAATGGACAGATGATATTACAGCAGGAATAAAATCACTATTCCCTAAAAAAAGCAATGTTGCATTAACAATTGAATATATGGATACAAAAAGAAGATTTGATGAAACATATCTTGAAATCTTAAAGAAAAGTTATCTTTATAGATACTCAAAAGAGAAGTTTGATTTAATCATTGCATCAGATAACAATGCCTTTGACTTTTTAATAGAGAATAGAAATCTAATTTTTGGAAATACTCCTGTAGCCTTTTTAGGAGTTAATAACTTCAAAGAGAGTCAACTAAAAGGAATGAAAAATATAACAGGAATTGAAGAAAAAGCTGATTTTGAATCCACTTTAAAACTTATTCCTTTAATACAAGGGGATATTAAAAACCTTTTAGTTGTGTTAGATAATACAAAAACAGCACAACTAATAAATAAAAGAATTGAGAAAATCAAAAATAAATACACTGATATAAATTTTATTGATACAAGAAATTTAAGTATTGATGAACTTTTAGTAAAAGTAAAAGACCTTCCTTCTGATAGTGCCATTTTATATTTATCTTTCTTTAGGGATAAAAACAATAAATATTTTAATACAAATGAAGTAATAAAATCTATTTCAAGAATCAGCACTGTACCTATTTATGGAGTGTGGGCTTTTTTATTAGGAGATGGAATTATTGGTGGAAAACTACTTAGTGGATATAGCCAAGGTTTAGAAGTTGCAAACTTAGCAAACAGTATTCTTCAAGGCAAAAGTGCAAATGATATTAATGTAAGTAAAGAGTCTACCTCAACATATATTTTTGATGAAATCTTATTAGATAAGTTTGATATTGATAAAACAAAACTTCCAGAAAATAGTATTATTATCAATGAGCAAAATAATAGAGTTGAATCTAAGATCACCCTTACTAAAAAAGAGCAGTTCTTCTTAAAAAACCATCCTGTTATAAAAGTTAGCAATGAGTTAGACTGGGCTCCATTTGATTTTGCAATTGGAAATCAACCCCATGGCTACTTTATTGATTTACTTCAATTAATTTCTAAAAAAACAGGATTAGAGTTAGAGTTTGTAAATGGTTTCACATGGACTGAGTTAATGGATAAGTTTGAAAACAAAGAGATTGACTTAGTTCACCCTGTTGGAATAATAGAAGAGAGAAAGCAAAAATGGATTTTTTCAGAAGCAGCATTTTCATATAAACCCGCATATGCAACAAAAAAAACAGCAGATGAGATTAGTAATATTTCCTCATTAGAAAATAAAACAATAGCTGTAGGAAGAGGATATGCATATGAGAAATATTTAAGAAAAAACCATCCAGACCTAAAACTAAGATTAGTTGATTCTACACTAGAAGGATTAAAACTAGTATCTAAAGGAGAAGTTTATGCATTTATTGACCCTGAACCTGTACTAAAATATATGATTAAAAAACACTTTTTTTCTGATTTAAAAGTGTCTGGTTGGTTCCATGAATACAACAATAAAGAGACAAGTAAACTACACTTTATGTCACACAAAAATAAGCCTGAACTAATAAGTATCATAAATAAAGGTTTATTAACACTAACTCCTGGTGAATTATCAGTGTTAGAAAACAAATGGTTTGGCTCTGAGACAACAAAAGAAGAAGAAAAAATTGAACTATCAAGAGAAGAGTTAAGATTCCTACAAAATAAAAAAGTTATTAGAATGTGTGCTCTTCCTGATGCACTTCCTTATGAAGCAATAAGCGAAGAAGGGAAACATATAGGTATAGCAGAAGACATGATTCAAATTATGGAATCAAAGATTGGTATAAAAATACTACTTGAACCAACACAAACTTGGGCACAATCCCATGAATATATAAAACAAGGTCGATGTGATATTTTACCTATTGTACAAAACCTACCAAGTAGAAGAGAATATCTTGATTTCACAAAACCATATATAAAACAAACAACTGTAATTGCAACAAGAAACGAAGAGATTTTTGTAACTGACTTAGATGAAGTAAAAGATAAAAAAGTAGCTATTGTAAAAAAATATGCTCACTCTAATTTAATAAAAAGAGCTTATCCTGAACTAAATATTGTGGGAGTTGCTAATATAAAAGAAGGACTAGAAAAAGTTAGAAGTAAAGAAGTCTATGGTTATATTGATGCACTAGGAAGTATTAGTTATGAACTACAAGAGCAAGGAAACTATGAGATAAAAATTGCAGGTAAAGTAGGTTTTGATTTAGAGCTTTCTATAGGGACAAGAAAAGATGAACCTCTTTTAAATACTATTTTTACAAAAGCAATAAATGCAGTTACTCAAAAAGAGATAAAAGAGATTTATGATAAATGGATTACAGTAAGATTTGAAGATAAGATTGATTATAACCTTATATATAAAATAATTGCTATTTCTCTTTTAATTTTAATACCAATTGTATTTTGGAATAGAAAACTAAAAGCAGAGATTAGTAAAAGAAAAGAAGTTGAGATTGAGCTAATCAATGCAAGACAAAAAGCATTAAATGCAAGTAAAGCAAAAAGTGATTTCTTAGCAAATATGAGTCATGAAATAAGAACTCCAATGAATGGAATAATAGGAATGACAACCCTTGCTATAAAAAATATAGATATAGATAAAGACAAAGCAAAGGACTATATTAAAAAGTCACAAACCTCTGCAAATATTCTTTTAAAAATCATAAATGATATTTTAGACTTTTCTAAAATTGAAGCAGGAAAACTAGAAATCAATTATGAGACGATAAGTCTAAGGGAATCAGTAAGTGCTATAAATGATATCTTTAGTCATATGATTGAAGAAAAAGAGCTTGAGTTTATAATAGAACAAGATGAGCTTATACCTGAGTTTATATTAGGAGATAAGTTAAGACTATTTCAAATTCTAACTAATCTTATTAGTAATGCTGTTAAATTTACCCAAAAAGGTTATATCAAAGTAAAAATAGAATTTTTATCAAAAGATAATGATGATATCAAGCTTAGATTCTCTGTTATAGATACTGGAAAAGGTATTGCTAAGAAAAATCAAGAAAAACTATTTAAATCATTTTCTCAAGAAGATAGCTCTATTTCAAAAGAGTATGGAGGAACAGGACTAGGACTTGCAATATCTAAAAAACTTGTGGAGCTTATGAATGGAGAAATTGGCTTTAAAAGTAAAAAAAATGAAGGAAGTAGCTTCTTCTTTACTATCTCAACAAAGATAGTTAAAAATATAAAAGAGAAAGAGTCACTAGAAAAAGAGAACTCTCTAGAACAAAATATACTTTATGATGCAAATATTCTACTTGTAGAAGATAATGACATTAACCAAGAATTAGCTCAAACACTGTTAAGTGACTTTGTAAAAAATATTGAAATTGCAGCAAATGGTTTAGAAGCAATAGAAAAACTAAAAGAGCATAATAGTGATTACTATAGTCTAATTTTAATGGATATTCATATGCCAATAATGGATGGATATACTGCAACTAAAAAAATCAAAGCAGATGACAACTATAAAAATCTTCCTATTATTGCAATGACTGCAAATGCACTTACAGATGATATAAATAAAGCATTTGAATATGGAATGATTGATCATATTGCTAAACCAATTGATATAAAAGAGCTTAAAGCAAAAGTTACAAAAGTTTTATCTGGAAAAGAGCTTATACAAAAAGAAGTAAGTGAAATATCAACAAAAACAAAAGAAGATAATTTATATTTTGATGCACAAAGTGCTATAGATAGAATGTTAGGTAGAGAAGACTTATATAAAAACCTTCTTATTAACTTTAGAGAAAGTAAAAAGAACTATCTTTCAAATATAAAAGCATTTAAACAAAGAGATGATATTGAAAATTTAACTTCAGAGATTCATACACTAAAAGGTTTATCTAAAACATTAGGAGCTGAAAAGTTTGGAGACTTCTTAATTGATTGTGAAAAAGAGATAAAAGAGAAAGAAAAATTAAGTGATGAAAATCTAGAAAAAATAATTACGGGATTAGAAAAAGTTGTAAATGAGTGTAATAATTGGCTTAAATCAAATAGAGTTTAA
- a CDS encoding DMT family transporter, giving the protein MDNTKGNILGLITILLWSSLALFTVYSGKIPAFLLLTISFSVASIIGLLMLKKQKRAISELFKVPLKAYFIGVIGLFGYHFFYFLAIKNAPAVEANLINYLWPLLIVVFSAFLPNEKLKWFHIVGTILALSGAFLLVLKDGSLEFDSKYTLGYSFALIAALLWSSYSVISKTLTHVPTFAVTGFCLLTALFSFISHLIFEQVYLPSFVEIISAIMLGLGPVGGAFYLWDFALKNGDIKILGSLAYLAPLLSTLILVAVGISSMTTTIALACILIVLGSIVSSKQYLKLITNYIFKS; this is encoded by the coding sequence ATGGATAATACAAAAGGAAATATCTTAGGTCTTATAACCATTCTTTTATGGTCATCCCTTGCACTTTTTACAGTTTATTCAGGAAAAATACCTGCATTTTTATTATTAACAATCTCTTTTTCTGTGGCTTCAATAATTGGTTTATTAATGTTAAAAAAACAAAAAAGAGCAATAAGTGAGTTATTTAAAGTTCCTTTAAAAGCTTATTTTATAGGGGTTATAGGATTATTTGGTTATCACTTTTTTTATTTTTTAGCAATTAAAAATGCACCAGCAGTTGAAGCAAATCTAATTAACTATTTATGGCCTTTATTGATTGTTGTTTTTTCAGCTTTTTTACCAAATGAAAAGTTAAAATGGTTCCATATAGTAGGAACAATCTTAGCTCTTAGTGGAGCTTTTTTATTAGTACTAAAAGATGGAAGTTTAGAGTTTGATTCAAAATATACTTTAGGTTATAGCTTTGCCTTAATTGCAGCACTTCTATGGTCAAGTTATTCTGTAATTTCAAAAACATTAACCCACGTGCCAACTTTTGCAGTTACTGGCTTTTGTCTTTTGACTGCTTTATTTTCTTTTATTTCACATTTAATTTTTGAGCAAGTTTATCTTCCAAGTTTTGTTGAGATTATTTCAGCAATTATGTTAGGTCTTGGTCCTGTTGGAGGAGCGTTTTATTTATGGGACTTTGCTTTAAAAAATGGTGATATTAAGATTTTAGGTTCCCTTGCTTATTTAGCTCCGTTGCTGTCAACTCTTATTTTAGTAGCAGTTGGAATTTCAAGTATGACAACAACTATAGCTTTAGCTTGTATCTTGATTGTATTAGGTTCAATAGTTAGTTCAAAGCAGTATTTAAAACTTATTACAAACTATATTTTTAAATCTTGA
- a CDS encoding YebC/PmpR family DNA-binding transcriptional regulator, which translates to MGRAFEYRKAAKMKRWGNMSRVFPKLAKAIEIAAKAGGGDPEMNPVLRTAILNAKAQNLPKANIEAAIKRATGKDAKNYTDVNFEGKGPHGVLVFVECATDNNTRTVANVKMHFNKNGGQVVPTGSLEFMFDRKAIFEFDKPDMDLEELELELIDAGLEELEEEDGLCIALADYTDFGNMNTKFEELGLELKKAELKRISNNPQEFTEEQQEEIGKLLEKLEEDDDVQAIFTNME; encoded by the coding sequence ATGGGTAGAGCCTTTGAATATCGAAAAGCAGCAAAAATGAAAAGATGGGGAAATATGTCAAGAGTTTTCCCAAAACTAGCAAAAGCAATCGAAATTGCAGCAAAAGCTGGAGGTGGTGATCCTGAAATGAACCCAGTTTTAAGAACAGCTATTCTTAATGCTAAAGCACAAAACTTACCAAAAGCAAACATTGAAGCGGCTATTAAAAGAGCAACAGGAAAAGATGCAAAAAACTATACTGATGTTAACTTTGAAGGAAAAGGTCCTCATGGAGTATTAGTATTTGTAGAGTGTGCAACTGATAACAATACTAGAACTGTTGCAAATGTAAAAATGCACTTTAACAAAAATGGTGGTCAAGTTGTTCCAACTGGTTCTTTAGAGTTTATGTTTGATAGAAAAGCTATTTTTGAGTTTGATAAACCAGATATGGATTTAGAAGAGTTAGAATTAGAACTTATTGATGCAGGATTAGAAGAACTTGAAGAAGAAGATGGTTTATGTATAGCACTTGCAGACTATACTGACTTTGGTAATATGAATACAAAATTTGAAGAGCTTGGACTTGAGCTTAAAAAAGCTGAGTTAAAAAGAATCTCAAATAATCCACAAGAGTTTACAGAAGAACAACAAGAAGAGATTGGAAAGTTATTAGAAAAACTTGAAGAAGATGATGACGTTCAAGCAATCTTTACAAACATGGAATAA
- a CDS encoding VacJ family lipoprotein, with protein sequence MKKLVVLFLMLVSISFAQELEKDDFNNEFSEFSTPKESFDPLVDYNRTMTSFNHYVYLNILEPTAKGYATVVPEIARTGISNFIDNVTFPIRFVNNVLQLKFNYALEELGRFAINSTIGIAGLMDPATSMNLKERKEDFGQTLAFYGAGEGFHLVLPFFGPSNLRDTFGLVADGYISPLTDVSSLDYKIPDRAEKTLGIQAIKLVNNVSLNQGRYETFTKDAIDLYSLLKNAYNQRREKEIKE encoded by the coding sequence ATGAAAAAGTTAGTTGTTCTTTTTTTAATGCTTGTGAGCATTAGTTTTGCTCAAGAACTAGAAAAAGATGATTTTAATAATGAGTTTAGTGAATTTAGTACGCCTAAAGAGAGCTTTGACCCTCTTGTTGATTATAACCGTACAATGACTTCATTTAATCATTATGTTTACCTAAACATCTTAGAACCAACAGCAAAAGGTTATGCAACAGTTGTACCAGAAATAGCTAGAACTGGTATTTCAAATTTTATTGATAATGTTACGTTTCCAATTAGATTTGTAAACAATGTTCTTCAATTAAAATTTAACTACGCTTTAGAAGAGTTAGGTAGATTTGCAATAAACTCTACAATTGGTATTGCTGGACTAATGGATCCTGCAACAAGTATGAACCTAAAAGAAAGAAAAGAAGACTTTGGTCAAACTCTTGCTTTTTATGGAGCTGGTGAAGGTTTTCATTTAGTATTACCATTTTTTGGTCCTTCAAACCTAAGGGATACTTTTGGACTGGTTGCTGATGGTTATATTTCACCGTTAACAGATGTAAGTTCATTAGATTATAAAATACCAGACAGAGCTGAAAAAACGTTAGGAATACAAGCAATTAAATTAGTAAACAATGTTTCTTTAAATCAGGGAAGATATGAAACATTTACAAAAGATGCAATTGATTTATATTCACTACTAAAAAATGCATACAACCAAAGAAGAGAAAAAGAGATTAAGGAATAA